The genomic window ACCCCCTGCCGCTGCCGACGGACGCCGTGATCGTCATCGGCGGCGAGGCCGCCTCGCCTGCGTTCCTGGCCCGCCTGCGCGCGCAGGCCCCCGGCGCGCGGCTCTGCAACCACTACGGCCCGACCGAAACCACGGTGGGCATCCTGATCCACGACGCCGGCCCCGTGGCCGACCTGTCCAGCCAGCCGCTGCCGCTGACGCGCGTGCTCGCCAACGGCGTGGCGGAAATCCGCACCGCCGCGGGCCATCTGGCGACGGCCGGCGAAACCGGCGAGCTATACCTTGGCGGCGCGCAGCTTTGCGCGGGCTACCTCGGCGGCGCGCACGCCGACGCCTTCGTGTCCGATCCCGAGCATCCCGGCCAGCGCCTGTACCGCAGTGGCGACCTCGCGCGCTACCTGCCGCACGGCGGCATCGAACTGGTCGGCCGCGCCGACAGCCAGGTGAAGGTGCGCGGCTTCCGCATCGAATGCGGCGAGATCGAGCAGGTACTGGCCGCGCTGCCGGGCGTGCGCCACGCCGTGGTGCTGCCGCTGGCCGCCGCGGACGGCACCACGCAACTGGCCGCGTGGCTGGTGCCGGCCGACCCGGCGCAGCCGGTCACGGCCGCCCAGCGCGGCGCGCTGAAGCAGGCACTGGCCGAGCGCCTGCCCGACGCGATGATCCCGACGCAATGGTCCGTCATCGACGCGCTGCCGCGCCTGCCGAACGGCAAGGTGGACCGCCGCGCGCTCGCCCAGGGCGCCGTGGCGGCCCAGCCCGCAGCCGGTGAACCGGCGCGCGAGCCCGCAACGGCGCTCGAAGCGCTGCTGCTGGACCAGATGCGCGACCTGCTGGGCTCCGGTCAGCTTGGCGTGACCGACGACCTGTTCGAAGCCGGCGGCCATTCGCTGCTGGTCATCAAGCTCGTGGCGCGCGTGCGCAAGCTGCTGAAGCTCGACATCGCGCCGGCCGTGGTGTTCGACGCGCCAAGCGCCGCCGCGCTGGCCAGCGCGCTGCAGGCCGCCAGCCCCGACCCCACCGCGCTGGAAACGCTGGCCGGGCTGCAACGCCAGCTAGCCGCCATGTCGCCCGAAGCCCGCGCCGCGCTGCGCGCCAGCGCCACTGCTTGACGCCATCCATCAGGACCCGAATTCATGACGCCCTCGCCCTCCGCCGAGCAGGCCGCATTGCTGGCGCTGCTGCTCGAACAGGACGCCGACACCCCGCCGGCGCCCGCCACTGACGCCGCGCAGGACGCGCCGCTGTCGTTCTCGCAGCAGCGGCTGTGGTTCCTGCTGCAGTATGAGCCGGGCAGCACCGCCTACAACCAGACGCGCGCGTTCGTGCTGCGCGGCGCGCTGGACCGTGCCACGCTGGAACGCGCGCTGCGCGCCGTGCTGGCCCGGCATCCCGCGCTGCGCACGCGCTTCGTGGCCGATGGGCAGGCGCCGGGCGCGCTGCCCCGGCAGGTGGTGGAGCCGGCGCCGGCCTTCGCGCTGGCCGAAGCGCCGCTGGCCGCCGGTGACGCCGCGCTGCACGCCCGCATCGACGCCGAAGCGGCACGCCCGTTCGACCTCGCCCAGGCGCCGCTGCTGCGCGCCACGCTGCTCGCGCGCGGCGCCGACGACCACGTGCTGCTGCTGTCGCTGCACCACATCGTCTCCGACGCCGTGTCGAACGCGGTCATCGCGCGCGACCTGTCCGCCGCCTACGCCCAGGCACTGGCCGGCGACGACATCGCGCTGCCGGCACCTGCCGCCACCTTCGCCGCCCACGCCCGACAGCAGCGTGCGGCACTGGCCAGCGGCGCGCTCGACGCCCAGCGCGACTGGTGGCAGCGGCTGCTGGGCAGCCACGTGCCCGCGCTGCAACTGCCGACCGACCGGCCGCATGGCGCCGAGGCCGAACACATCGCGCGGCGCGTCAGCACGCCGCTGCCGGCGCCCATCGCCAGTGCGCTGCGCACGTTCTGCGCCGCCCAGCGCGCCACGCCGTTCGTGGCGCTGCTGGCCGCGTGGCAGGCGCTGCTGGGCCGCTACGCCGGGCAGGACGACTTCGCGGTCGGCGTGCCGCACGCGGGCCGCGACGGCGACGGCTTTGACGACGTGGTCGGCTTCTTCGCCAACACGCACGTCTACCGCTCGCGCCTGCTGCCGGACATGACCGGCCGCCGCCTCTGCGAGGCGCTGCGCGCCGACGCGCTGGGCGCGCTGGGCCACGCCGCGCTGCCGTTCGAAGTGCTGCTCGACGGCATGCAGGTACCGCGCGACGCCGGCCGCACGCCGCTGTTCCAGGTCATGTTCAACCTGCGCAATACGGCCGGCGCCGCCCCGCTGGCGCTGCCGGGCCTGCGCACCGAGGCCGTCGAGGCCCGCGCGACCGGCGCCAAGTTCGACCTGATTCTCGACGTCGAACAGGCGCCCGACGCCACCACGCTCCATCTCGAATACGACACCGCGCTGTTCGACGCCGCCACCGCGCAGCGCCTGCTGCGGCACTACGTCACGCAGTTGTCCGGGCTGCTGGCCAATCCCGACCTGCCGCTCACGGCCACGCCGCTGCTCGATGGCGAGGCTGCCGACGACGCCGCCGCGCTGGCGCATCAGCGCGCCGCAGGCCGGCCCGCGCAGCGCGTGGCCGACCCCGAGCCTGCCCATCGGCAGATCGCGCGCCACGCGACGCAGCGCCCGGACGCCATCGCGCTGCGCTACGGCGACACCACGATGACCTACGGCGAACTGGACCGCCGCGCCAACCGGCTGGCCCATCGCCTGATCGCGCTTGGCGTGGGGCCGGAGTCGCGCGTCGGCATCGCGCTGGAGCGTTCGCCCGCGATGATCGTCGCGATGCTGGCGATCCTGAAGGCCGGCGGCGCCTACGTGCCGTTCGATCCCGCCTATCCGGCCGAGCGGCTGGCCTACCTGTTTGCGGACAGCGGCATTGCCGCGCTGCTGACGCAGGCCAGCCTGCGCGGCCTGCTGCCCGCACGCGACGGCCTGCCGGTGCTGCTGCTCGACGGCGACGACAACGACGGCTGGCCCGACCACGCGCCCACCGTCGACGTGCGGCCCGACCACCTGGCCTACGTGATCTATACCTCGGGCTCCACGGGCCGGCCCAAGGGCGCGCAGCTCCAGCACGGCAACCTGTCGCGGCTGCTGGCGGCCACGCAGCACTGGTTCGGCTTTGGCGCCGACGATGTCTGGACGCTGTTCCACTCCTACGCGTTCGATTTCTCGGTGTGGGAGATCTTCGGCGCGCTGTGCCATGGCGGCCAGCTCGTGATCGTGCCGTTCCACGTGAGCCGCTCGCCGCAGGACTTCATCGCGCTGCTGCGGCAGGCCCGCGTGACCGTGCTGAACCAGACGCCGTCGGCGTTCCGCGCGCTGCTGGCCCAGCCCGAGCTCTATGGCGCACCACTGGCGCTGCGCCACGTGATCTTCGGCGGCGAGGCGCTGGACCCGCAGGCGCTGCAGCCGTGGATCGACCATTTCGGCGATGCGTCGCCGCGCATGATCAACATGTACGGCATCACCGAGACCACGGTGCACGTCACATACCGGCCGATCACGCGCGCCGACCTGGACCCGCACAGCCGCGCGCGCAGCCCCATCGGCGCCCGCATTCCAGACCTGGGCGTGCGCGTGCTCGATCCGGGCCTGAACCCGGTGCCGCCCGGCGTGGCCGGTGAACTCTATATCGCTGGCGACGGCCTCGCGCGCGGCTACCTGAACCGCCCCGCCCTGACCGCCGAGCGCTTTATCCCCGACCCGTTTGCCACCGATGGCGCGCGACTCTATCGCACCGGCGACCTTGCGCGCTGGCTGCCCGATGGCGAACTCGAATACCTGGGCCGCATCGACCAGCAGGTCAAGATTCGCGGCTTCCGGATCGAGCCGGGCGAAATCGAGGCGCGGATCATGGCGCACGGCGGCATCGGCAACGCCGCCGTGCTGGCCGTGGACGGGCCGTCCGGTGCGCGGCTGGTGGCCTACGTGGTGCCGGTGGCCGGCAGCACGCCCGACGTGCCGGCGCTGCGCGCGGCGCTGGGCGACGAACTGCCGGATTACATGGTGCCGGCCGCGTTCGTGGTGGTCGACGCGCTGCCCCTGACGCCTAACGGCAAGCTGGACCGTCGCGCGCTGCCCGCGCCGGCCTTCGACAACGCGCAGGCGTTCGTCGCGCCCGAAGGCGACGCGGAAACCGCGCTGGCCGCCATCTGGGCCGAGGTGCTGGGCCTGCCGCGCGTGGGCCGCGCCGACAACTTCTTCGAACTGGGCGGCGATTCGATCCTGAGCCTGCAGATCGTGGCGCGCGCCCGCGCGGCCGGCTGGCTGCTGACGCCGCGCCAGTTGTTCGAGCGCCAGACGCTGGCCGAACTGGCCGCCGTGGCCACGCGCGCGTCCGGGGCCGTGGACGACGCCGCGCCAACCGGTGCCGTGCCGCTGCTGCCGATCCAGGCCGACTTCTTCGCGCTGCCGCTGGCCAATCGCCATCACTGGAACCAGTCGGTGCTGCTGGACTGCCACGCCGCACCCGACGTGGCAACGCTGTCGCAGGCGCTGGGCGATCTCGTGGCCCATCACGACGCACTGCGGCTACGCTTCGCGCAGCGCGACGGTGCTTGGCAGCAGCGCTATGCGGCCGCCGAGCCCTGCACGGACCTGCTCTGGGTGCGCCACGCCGATGACGAATCCGGGCGGCTGGCACACTGCGAGGCGGCCCAGCGCAGCCTCGATATCGCCAACGGTCCGCTGCTGCGCGCCGTGGCGCTGAAAACCGGCGGCGCATGGCAGTTGCTGCTCGTCATCCACCACCTGGCCGTCGATGGCGTGTCATGGCGCGTGCTCGTGGAAGACCTGCTCGCGGCCTATCGCCAGCGCCTGCAAGGCGAGGCCCCAAAGTTGCCGCCGCGCACCGCGTCATACCAGCGCTGGGCGCTGGCGCTGCGCGACCACGCCGCGCGCCGGGCCGACGAACTGCCGCACTGGCAGGCGCTGGCCGCCATCGACGCCGCGCTGCCGGCCGACGATGCCACGGCAAGCTCGACGCTCGCCGACCGCGCCGACGTCACGCTGACGCTGCCCGCCGATCTGACGCTGGCGCTGCTGCAACGCGCGCCGGCCGCCTACCGCACGCGCGTCAACGACCTGCTGCTGACGGCCGTGACACGCGCGCTGGGCAACTGGGCCGGGCGTCCGCAGGTGCTGGTCGACCTGGAAAGCCACGGCCGCGCGGCCGGTGTCGACGACGCCATCGACCTGAGCCGCACGGTCGGCTGGTGCACCACGCTGTTCCCGGTGGCGCTCGACGCCAGCGGCGACCTGGGCCACGCCATCCGCGCCGTCAAGGAGCAATTGCGCGCGGTGCCCGGCGAAGGCATCGGCTTTGGCCTGCTGCGCCACTTCGGCACGCCCGCGCAGCAACAGGCGCTGGCCGGCGTGCCGCGCCCGCAGGTGGTCTTTAACTATCTGGGCCAGTTCGACGCCACGCTGGCCGACGACGCCCCGTGGCGGCGTTCGTCGGGCGCCACGGGCACCGCGCAGGACCCGTCCGCGCCGCTGTCGCATCCGCTGTCGATCAGCGGGCAGGTGTTCGACGGCCAGCTTCACCTGACGCTGGCGTTCAGCCGTACGCGGCATCGCGGCGCCACCATCGAACAACTGGCCGACGCGATCCGCGCCGAGCTGGCCGCCGTCATCGCGCACTGCACCTCGGGCGCGCAGGGCATGTCGCCATCGGACTTCCCGCTGGCGCGGCTGACGCAGGCCGGGCTCGACGCGCTGGGCCTGGCCGCCGCGCAGGTGCAGGACATCTACCCGCTCTCGCCGATGCAGGCCGGCATGCTGTTCCACTGCCTGTACGCGCCCGCCGGCAGCGCCTACACGAACCAGCTACGGGTGGACGTGAACGGGCTGGACGCCGACCGCTTTGTCGCCGCATGGCGCACCGCGCTGGCGCGGCACGACAGTCTGCGCAGCGGCTTTCTCCATCGCGGCGACCAGCCGCTGCAATGGGTGGCCAAGGACGTGGCGCTGCCCGTCATGGCCGAGGACTGGACCAGCCGCGACGCCGCCGCGCTCGACCGCTTCGCGCAGGACCAGCTCGCGCAGCGCTTCGACCTGGACCGCCCGCCGCTGATGCGGCTGGCGGTGCTGCGCACGGGCGCCGCTCGCCATCATCTGGTCTGGACCGTCCACCACCTGCTGCTGGATGGCTGGAGCACCGCGCAACTGCTGGGCGAAGTGCTGCGGCACTACGCCGGCGAGCCGCTGGCCGCGTCGGGCAGCCGCTTTGCCGACTACATCGGCTGGCTCCAGTCGCGCGATGCCACGGCCAGCCAGGCTTTCTGGCAGGCCAGCCTGCGCCCGCTGGAATCGCCCACGCAACTGATGGCGGCGCTGCCGGCGCAGGCGGCCCACG from Cupriavidus pauculus includes these protein-coding regions:
- a CDS encoding non-ribosomal peptide synthetase gives rise to the protein MTPSPSAEQAALLALLLEQDADTPPAPATDAAQDAPLSFSQQRLWFLLQYEPGSTAYNQTRAFVLRGALDRATLERALRAVLARHPALRTRFVADGQAPGALPRQVVEPAPAFALAEAPLAAGDAALHARIDAEAARPFDLAQAPLLRATLLARGADDHVLLLSLHHIVSDAVSNAVIARDLSAAYAQALAGDDIALPAPAATFAAHARQQRAALASGALDAQRDWWQRLLGSHVPALQLPTDRPHGAEAEHIARRVSTPLPAPIASALRTFCAAQRATPFVALLAAWQALLGRYAGQDDFAVGVPHAGRDGDGFDDVVGFFANTHVYRSRLLPDMTGRRLCEALRADALGALGHAALPFEVLLDGMQVPRDAGRTPLFQVMFNLRNTAGAAPLALPGLRTEAVEARATGAKFDLILDVEQAPDATTLHLEYDTALFDAATAQRLLRHYVTQLSGLLANPDLPLTATPLLDGEAADDAAALAHQRAAGRPAQRVADPEPAHRQIARHATQRPDAIALRYGDTTMTYGELDRRANRLAHRLIALGVGPESRVGIALERSPAMIVAMLAILKAGGAYVPFDPAYPAERLAYLFADSGIAALLTQASLRGLLPARDGLPVLLLDGDDNDGWPDHAPTVDVRPDHLAYVIYTSGSTGRPKGAQLQHGNLSRLLAATQHWFGFGADDVWTLFHSYAFDFSVWEIFGALCHGGQLVIVPFHVSRSPQDFIALLRQARVTVLNQTPSAFRALLAQPELYGAPLALRHVIFGGEALDPQALQPWIDHFGDASPRMINMYGITETTVHVTYRPITRADLDPHSRARSPIGARIPDLGVRVLDPGLNPVPPGVAGELYIAGDGLARGYLNRPALTAERFIPDPFATDGARLYRTGDLARWLPDGELEYLGRIDQQVKIRGFRIEPGEIEARIMAHGGIGNAAVLAVDGPSGARLVAYVVPVAGSTPDVPALRAALGDELPDYMVPAAFVVVDALPLTPNGKLDRRALPAPAFDNAQAFVAPEGDAETALAAIWAEVLGLPRVGRADNFFELGGDSILSLQIVARARAAGWLLTPRQLFERQTLAELAAVATRASGAVDDAAPTGAVPLLPIQADFFALPLANRHHWNQSVLLDCHAAPDVATLSQALGDLVAHHDALRLRFAQRDGAWQQRYAAAEPCTDLLWVRHADDESGRLAHCEAAQRSLDIANGPLLRAVALKTGGAWQLLLVIHHLAVDGVSWRVLVEDLLAAYRQRLQGEAPKLPPRTASYQRWALALRDHAARRADELPHWQALAAIDAALPADDATASSTLADRADVTLTLPADLTLALLQRAPAAYRTRVNDLLLTAVTRALGNWAGRPQVLVDLESHGRAAGVDDAIDLSRTVGWCTTLFPVALDASGDLGHAIRAVKEQLRAVPGEGIGFGLLRHFGTPAQQQALAGVPRPQVVFNYLGQFDATLADDAPWRRSSGATGTAQDPSAPLSHPLSISGQVFDGQLHLTLAFSRTRHRGATIEQLADAIRAELAAVIAHCTSGAQGMSPSDFPLARLTQAGLDALGLAAAQVQDIYPLSPMQAGMLFHCLYAPAGSAYTNQLRVDVNGLDADRFVAAWRTALARHDSLRSGFLHRGDQPLQWVAKDVALPVMAEDWTSRDAAALDRFAQDQLAQRFDLDRPPLMRLAVLRTGAARHHLVWTVHHLLLDGWSTAQLLGEVLRHYAGEPLAASGSRFADYIGWLQSRDATASQAFWQASLRPLESPTQLMAALPAQAAHAAGHAEQHHLLDAAETAALASLARAQKVTLNTLVQAAWLLVLQRATRQDGVAFGATVAGRPADLPAAQQMLGLFINTLPVVAAPRAQQTVGDWLREVQALNLALREHEHTPLYDIQRWAGHGGQALFDSIVVFENYPVDAALRTAPGGLAFGNVTNRAETNYPLTLVLAQTDVLRLTCRFDRARIDDAQAQRLAQSLYHVMRDMARDAARPLGQIGLAPASVAAPPAPVPVQPLAHYRFEAHAATTPDAVSLNADGQTLTYRELNRRANALAARLLARGVGPDVPVGVLAERSVEMVVALLAILKAGGVYVPFDPDYPADRLAYMVDDSRVTLLLTRHAGLPQTAACAVPVIDLTAPALYDGDAANPAVDLDPRHLAYVIYTSGSTGRPKGVGISHAALAHYLHGVLAELALPPGLRMAMVSTPAADLGHTVLFGALASGAALHLPERRCVFDAAAFARDMAGHGVDVLKIVPSHLRALLDGATAAGVPEADVLPAHTLVLGGEATDAALRARIHAARPDCRLVNHYGPTETTVGVLVHVAGTAPRPGAGLPLGQPLAGTVAHVLDADLQPLPDGVAGELYLGGPALARGYLGRAALTADRFVPDPFAADGARLYRTGDRVRRHADGRFAYLGRIDDQVKIRGFRVEPGEIATQLAALPGIRQAAVIAASADTGVQLVGYAVPDAGAQPDAAALRRALAAVLPGHMVPAAIVLLDALPLTANGKLDRRALPTANAPLATAGEPPQGDVEIRLAAIWQDLLHVPVVHRHDNFFALGGHSLLAVQLLSRIQGELGIDAPLALLFGAATLAELAAALPLQQRHADEAALLELEAFANSLESV